In Ectothiorhodosinus mongolicus, one DNA window encodes the following:
- the atpA gene encoding F0F1 ATP synthase subunit alpha: MQLNPSEISELISQRIKNYQAAAEARTEGTVVSLSDGIVRLHGLADVMQGEMIEFPGDTFGLALNLERDSVGAVVLGDYKHIKEGDTARCTGRILEVPVGDALLGRVVNSLGMAIDGKGVISSELTAPIEKIAPGVIDRKSVDQPVQTGLKAIDAMVPVGRGQRELIIGDRQTGKTAVAVDAIINQKGTGIKCIYVAVGQKASSIANVVRKLEEHGAMDHTIIVAATASDSAAMQYIAPYAGCAMGEYFRDRGQDALIVYDDLTKQAWAYRQVSLLLRRPPGREAYPGDVFYLHSRLLERASRVNADYVEQFTNGEVKGQTGSLTALPIIETQAGDVSAFVPTNVISITDGQIFLETDLFNAGIRPAINAGLSVSRVGGAAQTKIIKKLGGGVRLALAQYRELAAFSQFASDLDEATRKQLERGQRVMELMKQKQYAPLSIGEMAFSLFAAEEGFLDDVDVNKVVDFEHALHGYLRSSQKALVDQIDQSGDYSDEIKASMKAALEDFKANHSW, from the coding sequence TGGCCGATGTCATGCAAGGGGAAATGATCGAGTTTCCTGGTGATACCTTTGGCCTAGCGTTGAACTTGGAGCGCGACTCAGTCGGAGCCGTGGTTCTCGGCGATTACAAACACATCAAAGAAGGCGATACCGCGCGTTGCACGGGCCGCATCCTTGAAGTGCCGGTGGGCGATGCGCTGCTGGGCCGCGTGGTGAATTCTTTGGGTATGGCGATTGATGGTAAGGGTGTTATCAGCTCCGAGCTGACCGCGCCTATCGAGAAAATCGCGCCGGGCGTTATTGATCGTAAGTCAGTGGACCAGCCAGTACAGACGGGTCTGAAGGCTATTGACGCTATGGTTCCCGTGGGTCGTGGCCAGCGTGAGTTGATCATCGGTGACCGTCAGACAGGTAAGACCGCGGTCGCGGTTGACGCCATCATTAATCAGAAAGGCACCGGTATTAAGTGTATTTACGTGGCGGTGGGCCAGAAAGCCTCCTCCATTGCCAACGTGGTGCGTAAGCTGGAAGAGCACGGCGCCATGGATCACACCATTATCGTCGCGGCAACCGCTTCGGATTCTGCAGCGATGCAGTACATCGCTCCGTATGCCGGCTGCGCCATGGGCGAATACTTCCGTGATCGTGGCCAAGATGCCTTGATTGTGTATGACGATTTAACCAAACAGGCTTGGGCCTACCGTCAGGTCTCCTTGTTGCTGCGCCGTCCGCCGGGTCGTGAAGCCTATCCTGGTGACGTGTTCTACCTGCACAGCCGTCTATTGGAGCGCGCGTCACGCGTCAATGCTGACTATGTCGAACAGTTCACTAATGGTGAAGTGAAGGGTCAGACCGGTTCCTTGACCGCGCTGCCCATCATTGAAACCCAGGCCGGTGACGTCTCCGCCTTCGTGCCCACCAACGTGATCTCGATTACCGACGGTCAGATCTTCTTGGAAACCGACTTGTTCAATGCCGGTATTCGTCCGGCCATCAACGCCGGTTTGTCGGTGTCTCGTGTGGGTGGTGCAGCCCAGACCAAGATCATTAAGAAGCTCGGCGGTGGTGTGCGTTTGGCTCTGGCTCAGTATCGTGAGCTAGCCGCATTCTCGCAGTTCGCCTCTGACCTCGATGAAGCCACACGTAAGCAGCTCGAACGCGGCCAGCGCGTGATGGAATTGATGAAACAAAAGCAATACGCCCCGCTGTCGATTGGCGAAATGGCATTCTCGCTATTCGCTGCTGAGGAAGGCTTCTTGGATGATGTGGATGTCAACAAGGTGGTGGACTTCGAACACGCTTTGCATGGCTACCTGCGTTCCAGCCAGAAAGCTTTGGTGGATCAAATCGACCAGAGCGGCGATTACAGCGATGAAATCAAGGCCAGCATGAAGGCGGCCTTGGAAGACTTCAAAGCCAATCACAGCTGGTAA